Proteins from one Megalopta genalis isolate 19385.01 chromosome 1, iyMegGena1_principal, whole genome shotgun sequence genomic window:
- the LOC117222558 gene encoding clavesin-2, whose amino-acid sequence MGAVEWVTEEDSYECKLSKETQQIAKDELREDKNTRDQALEQIRNWIKMNPRIENSRLDGQFLLRFLRSKKFNVPMAEEAIERYLLLRQVYHPAFNHLDSTESTMEELLTLGYLFAAPGRDKKGRRVVIARPGVFDPHKYTNADMCRIHAITYETLMEDEESQVRGYVHFADGAGVSFPHLTLFTPKEAVRIVKNGERTIPMRHKEVHAINTHPSVKFALDFGLTLISDKIRKRVKIYTSLEDAVNQKMDTSLLPKEYGGTMPMKEMIDLWRKELLDMRPTLLSHDKMRVRLELYSEKAREGAVSALKHGFGCSDIGSSDSNMYGITGSFRKLEVD is encoded by the exons ATGGGCGCGGTAGAGTGGGTAACCGAGGAGGACAGCTACGAGTGCAAGCTCTCGAAGGAGACGCAACAGATCGCCAAGGATGAGCTCCGAGAGGACAAGAACACTCGGGACCAGGCCCTCGAGCAGATTCGTAATTGGATCAAAATGAATCCGCGAATCGAGAACAGCCGTCTCG ATGGCCAATTCTTATTAAGGTTTCTGAGATCCAAGAAGTTTAACGTACCGATGGCTGAAGAGGCCATCGAGAGATACTTGCTGCTGCGACAGGTGTACCATCCGGCTTTCAATCATTTGGACTCGACGGAGTCTACGATGGAGGAACTTCTGACTTTGGG GTACCTGTTCGCCGCACCCGGACGCGACAAGAAAGGCCGCCGCGTTGTTATCGCTAGACCAG GTGTGTTCGATCCGCACAAGTACACGAACGCCGACATGTgcagaatccatgcgatcacCTACGAGACGCTGATGGAGGATGAGGAGAGCCAAGTGCGCGGCTACGTTCATTTCGCCGACGGAGCCGGCGTCAGTTTCCCTCATCTGACGCTTTTCACGCCGAAGGAGGCCGTCCGCATCGTTAAAAACGGCGAG CGTACCATACCTATGCGGCACAAGGAGGTCCACGCTATCAATACGCACCCTTCCGTGAAGTTTGCTCTCGACTTCGGGCTCACGTTGATCTCCGACAAGATCCGGAAGCGGGTGAAGATCTACACCAGCCTGGAGGACGCTGTGAACCAGAAAATGGACACCAGCCTGCTGCCGAAAGAATACGGCGGCACCATGCCCATGAAGGAAATGATCG ATCTGTGGAGGAAAGAGTTGCTGGACATGAGACCCACTCTGTTGAGCCACGACAAGATGAGAGTGCGCCTGGAGCTGTATTCCGAGAAGGCTCGCGAAGGCGCGGTCTCGGCCTTGAAGCATGGTTTCGGATGCTCCGACATCGGATCCAGCGATTCAAACATGTACGGCATCACCGGCTCGTTCAGAAAGCTCGAGGTCGATTGA
- the LOC117222548 gene encoding putative serine protease K12H4.7 gives MIVFGILWAFCAVFQLGDAGGLRTFRFQGLQEPDTSGLIDAQSINEAWIEQPLDHFNPRENRTWSMRYYENSALFKPGGPIFIMIGGEWEISTGYLQTGLMYDIAKAHNAMLYYTEHRYYGKSHPTEDLGLDNMQYLSVDQSLADLAYFIEAKKEEKSFQDSIVIVFGGSYGGNMAAWSRLKYPHLIQGALASSAPVFAKADFYEYYEVVTESLRRHSQQCVDDIKAAFDAVEELLATPQGLEKLKTYFNLCDAPPAKSPSDLGLFMNTLAEAFAGVVQYDKVVKGQSNIAACCKHMTAPYLGSPLQRLASLVSDPKECSAVDYKNFIRNHTRKDWDKQPDVMRQWFYQTCTEYGYFQTSTSKKSTFGTMVPLSFFTEMCRDLYDYYFDSKYLDSRVRRTHIMYGGMRPDLRNVIFTNGDVDPWHVLSVLEDLNEFSPAILINGSSHCRDLQNNDAADVPGLVQARAKVREIIGSWIAS, from the exons ATGATCGTTTTCGGCATTTTGTGGGCGTTTTGCGCCGTTTTCCAACTCGGCGATGCCGGCGGCCTCCGTACGTTCCGTTTTCAAGGTCTACAAGAGCCGGACACTTCGGGCCTGATCGACGCACAGAGCATAAACGAGGCCTGGATCGAGCAGCCCCTCGATCACTTCAATCCTCGGGAGAATCGCACCTGGTCGATG CGCTACTACGAAAATTCCGCGTTGTTCAAACCCGGCGGGCCCATTTTTATCATGATCGGAGGGGAATGGGAAATATCCACGGGTTACCTGCAGACCGGTCTGATGTACGATATAGCGAAGGCGCACAACGCTATGCTGTACTATACCGAGCATCGTTACTACGGCAAGAGTCATCCGACCGA GGACCTCGGCTTGGATAACATGCAATACTTGAGCGTCGATCAATCGTTGGCCGATTTGGCGTATTTCATAGAGGCTAAAAAGGAGGAGAAGTCGTTCCAGGACAGCATCGTGATCGTTTTCGGAGGGTCTTACGGTGGCAACATGGCGGCCTGGTCCAGGCTGAAATACCCACACCTCATTCAA GGTGCGTTGGCCAGCAGCGCTCCGGTATTCGCGAAGGCCGATTTTTACG AGTATTACGAAGTGGTGACCGAGTCGCTGCGTAGGCACAGCCAGCAATGCGTGGACGACATTAAAGCCGCGTTCGACGCGGTCGAGGAACTGTTGGCGACCCCGCAGGGCCTGGAGAAATTGAAAACCTACTTCAA CTTGTGCGACGCGCCACCAGCGAAGTCCCCCAGCGACCTTGGGCTCTTTATGAACACTTTGGCGGAG GCATTCGCGGGTGTCGTTCAATACGACAAAGTGGTGAAAGGGCAGTCGAACATTGCTGCCTGTTGCAAACACATGACTGCGCCCTATTTAGGCAGCCCCCTTCAAAGACTGGCTAGCCTTGTGTCCGACCCGAAGGAATGCTCGGCTGTTGATTACAAGAATTTCATCCGTAATCACACTAGAAAAGACTGGGACAAGCAGCCCGACGTCA TGAGACAATGGTTCTATCAGACGTGCACCGAGTACGGTTATTTTCAAACGTCTACTTCGAAGAAGTCCACTTTCGGCACGATGGTGCCGTTGAGCTTCTTCACGGAAATGTGCAGGGATCTGTACGACTATTA CTTCGACAGCAAATACTTGGACAGTAGAGTCAGACGAACGCATATAATGTACGGAGGCATGCGGCCGGATTTGCGAAACGTGATCTTCACCAACGGCGACGTCGACCCGTGGCACGTGCTTTCGGTTCTTGAAGACTTGAACGAGTTCTCGCCGGCTATACTGATCAACG GTTCCTCGCACTGTCGCGATCTGCAGAACAACGATGCCGCGGACGTTCCCGGCCTGGTCCAGGCAAGGGCAAAAGTACGAGAGATCATCGGCAGCTGGATCGCTTCGTAA
- the LOC117222541 gene encoding uncharacterized protein LOC117222541, which translates to MEVCGTTKRSHKEWRRTAKKERRRRLRRNAAAERDADAERLRAALEKNPDYLNWLQNCEVEEAEREKIEQKERDERERLWLEEEARAQKEWHVLQERKQRARQLQLEQEAKIREEFEAKQEAIRKKHEEEKQKREEDIKKREQLVKEIDDYIDNGIKTPETLREVIDSQPGKELCPFFTKTAACRYGDTCSRNHRRVCLSKVILVPGFYTHFSLEKNSAEYDTDIALEFESSETRQHFREFYKDVVPELESFGRIKTLKYCCNTEIHLRGNLYVEYYTEREAARALRKLKARWYAGRQLNCEFANLKSWRSAVCGMAKCPKGRACNFLHTFRNPRDEYDIKSPPRWAKTSGSFPQDVATSRRIEYRNKSKWEDGSEADDGKNWRWSDSPEPETEQQYSRNTERRHRRGDESAHRQKSTREKRVRSTADNDETARKRRRSTSKKYFEENAKEEDASNGRESRRYSRKKREDDEGEDREESRSPRYHRKRYSKSGDGGYHSKSRRYSNKYSRQEREGREKDRRQSRSHRDFEDSPRRKSKATSGTVDAEKTDHFKDIACLKSKWDKDASVQNDSDSSESSDSDSSSSVEEKDTDKSATSAKPCRRYSDDAWATTDSENDATANDKR; encoded by the exons ATGGAAGTTTGCGGCACAACGAAGAGAAGTCATAAGGAATGGCGACGGACTGCGAAAAAAGAGCGTCGCAGGCGGCTGCGTCGCAACGCGGCCGCTGAGCGCGACGCCGACGCTGAACGACTGAGGGCAGCACTGGAGAAAAACCCGGACTATTTGAACTGGTTGCAGAACTGCGAAGTGGAAGAGGCCGAAAGAGAGAAGATTGAACAAAAGGAGCGCGACGAACGAGAAAGACTCTGGCTGGAAGAGGAG GCGAGAGCGCAGAAGGAATGGCACGTCCTGCAGGAGCGGAAGCAAAGGGCTCGGCAGTTGCAGCTGGAACAAGAGGCGAAGATCCGGGAGGAGTTCGAGGCGAAGCAGGAGGCGATTCGCAAGAAACACGAggaggagaaacaaaagcgAGAGGAGGACATCAAGAAGCGGGAGCAATTGGTCAAGGAGATCGACGACTACATCGACAACGGGATCAAGACGCCGGAAACTTTGCGCGAGGTAATCGACAGTCAGCCTGGCAAGGAGCTCTGCCCTTTCTTCACCAAAACTGCCGCCTGCAG ATACGGCGACACCTGCTCGAGGAACCATCGGCGAGTATGCCTGAGCAAGGTGATTCTGGTACCTGGATTCTACACACATTTCTCCCTCGAGAAGAACTCCGCGGAGTATGACACCGATATAGCGCTCGAGTTCGAGAGTTCGGAGACCCGGCAGCATTTCCGCGAGTTCTACAAGGACGTGGTGCCCGAGCTCGAGTCGTTCGGCCGAATAAAGACCTTGAAGTACTGCTGCAACACCGAGATCCATCTCCGTGGGAACCTGTACGTCGAGTATTATACCGAACGGGAGGCGGCCCGGGCGCTGAGAAAGCTGAAGGCGCGTTGGTACGCCGGCAGGCAGCTTAACTGCGAGTTCGCCAATCTGAAGTCCTGGAGGAGCGCCGTCTGCGGCATGGCGAAATGCCCGAAAGGGAGAGCGTGCAACTTTCTGCACACCTTTCGAAATCCGCGCGACGAGTACGATATTAAAAGCCCGCCTAGGTGGGCAAAGACCTCGGGTTCCTTTCCTCAAGATGTTGCGACCAGCAGGAGAATCGAGTACAG GAACAAGTCGAAATGGGAGGACGGAAGCGAAGCGGACGACGGCAAGAACTGGCGGTGGTCCGACTCTCCGGAGCCAGAGACCGAGCAACAGTACTCCAGAAACACGGAGAGACGACATCGCCGTGGAGACGAGTCGGCGCACCGACAAAAGTCGACGCGCGAGAAACGCGTCAGGTCGACCGCAGATAACGACGAGACGGCTAGAAAACGGCGTCGTTCGACGTCCAAGAAATATTTCGAGGAGAACGCGAAAGAGGAGGACGCTTCGAATGGCCGCGAGTCCAGGAGGTACTCGCGGAAGAAGAGAGAAGACGACGAGGGTGAGGATCGCGAGGAGTCAAGGTCGCCGAGGTACCATCGCAAGCGATACTCGAAAAGCGGCGACGGTGGCTACCACTCGAAGAGTCGAAGATACTCCAACAAATACTCCAGGCAGGAGAGAGAGGGTCGCGAGAAAGACAGACGACAATCGAGGAGCCATCGAGATTTCGAGGATTCGCCAAGGCGGAAGTCGAAGGCGACCTCTGGGACGGTCGACGCCGAAAAGACCGACCACTTCAAAGATATCGCTTGTTTAAAGTCCAAGTGGGATAAAGACGCTTCCGTTCAGAACGATTCGGACAGTTCAGAGTCCTCGGACTCGGACTCTTCGAGCAGCGTCGAGGAGAAAGACACGGACAAGTCCGCGACATCTGCGAAACCCTGCAGACGCTACTCCGACGACGCTTGGGCCACGACGGACTCCGAGAACGACGCGACAGCAAACGACAAACGATGA
- the wus gene encoding TM2 and DnaJ domain-containing protein wurst, whose product MEATRTNVANGRVDEEPKKMERKRKSVFWTYVLWAFGGLFGAHHVYLERDKQAFVYFSTLGGYVGFGWLRDIYMIPWYVADANEDPRFLEDFKQKVRTNRKPPFSTVRFAAETGVAYLWAGIYRSAIPEDEVYGINFRHLLLLTPFVIAFGVWVVGNIGRERGSIWFALGAAYLFYPTLSYIGDDTMWLFLMTVASAWSFDTFSKEWRLKPRKKKGLVRRLFYLTLAAAFYISLLVSYFYFNAVVTDSEGEEIKLSEAIRHFLTSPIWLDLKASLEATWNQAVHQGFWATWAQLIDLTDPRGEINAYKVLGLSQTATQKEVTARWRALSRDNHPDKIKGSEQERREAQEKFMEIQQAYDILSKAKNRRQRRNRKSDDDENVVDSGDR is encoded by the exons ATGGAAGCAACGAGGACGAACGTGGCGAACGGACGTGTCGATGAGGAGCCGAAGAAGATGGAGAGGAAACGGAAATCGGTGTTCTGGACGTACGTGCTGTGGGCGTTCGGCGGCCTATTTGGGGCGCACCACGTGTACCTGGAGCGGGACAAGCAGGCGTTCGTGTACTTCAGCACCCTCGGCGGGTACGTGGGCTTCGGATGGCTCCGGGACATTTACATGATCCCGTGGTACGTGGCCGACGCGAACGAGGATCCTCGATTCCTCGAGGACTTCAAACAGAAAGTTCGAACCAACCGCAAG CCGCCGTTCTCGACGGTGCGATTCGCCGCTGAAACCGGCGTTGCGTACTTGTGGGCCGGGATCTATCGCAGCGCGATACCAGAGGACGAAGTCTACGGGATCAATTTCCGTCACCTGTTGCTTTTAACACCATTCGTCATCGCATTTG GCGTGTGGGTAGTTGGCAACATCGGCAGGGAGCGTGGATCCATATGGTTCGCTCTAGGCGCAGCGTACCTGTTCTATCCGACCTTGTCGTACATCGGCGATGACACTATGTGGCTGTTCCTGATGACCGTAGCTTCCGCGTGGAGCTTCGACACGTTCAGCAAGGAATGGCGGCTGAAGCCAAGGAAAAAGAAGGGCTTGGTTCGCAGGCTGTTTTATCTGACCTTGGCCGCCGCTTTCTACATATCCCTGTTGGTCAGCTACTTCTATTTCAACGCCGTGGTGACCGACAGCGAGGGCGAGGAGATCAAGCTATCGGAGGCGATCCGGCATTTCTTGACCTCTCCTATATGGCTCGATCTCAAA GCTAGTCTCGAGGCGACCTGGAACCAGGCGGTGCATCAGGGTTTCTGGGCAACGTGGGCGCAACTGATCGACCTGACCGATCCTCGGGGTGAAATAAACGCGTACAAG GTGCTGGGTTTATCGCAGACGGCCACGCAGAAGGAAGTGACCGCTCGTTGGAGGGCACTTTCGCGGGACAATCATCCGGACAAGATCAAAGGCTCGGAGCAGGAGAGACGGGAGGCTCAGGAGAAGTTCATGGAGATCCAGCAGGCGTACGATATCCTCTCGAAGGCGAAGAACCGGAGGCAACGCCGCAACAGAAAGAGCGACGACGACGAGAACGTCGTCGACTCCGGCGATCGGTGA